The Candidatus Ancaeobacter aquaticus nucleotide sequence GGGTCAAGCGCCCAAGTCAGAGAGATACGGTCATGCATTTTCCGGATAAAATCAGCGCCGTCCTCAAGGCCTCGTGCTTCAGGGCCGCCCAGAATTAAGTCTGGGTTTCTTGCCATTGCTTTATAATAATGACCTATCGTCGCAATGACCTTGAAAAGATCAACGGTTTTATTCTGCGGATCGGCACATAACAACATTGCTTTTCGCAATAATTCCTGGTCCGTTATGAGATGGGCCAACGGATTTGAAGGATCGGTCTCTCTCATTGCCCATTGTAATAACTGTGCGGCATAATTCTCTCGCAAGAAAAGAACTTGAGCATCCGAAAAATAATATCCAATCAACGCCGCCATCTCTGAAACATTGACTTTATCCGGTGCGGGTAAAGTGACCTTATAGCCTTTATCCGCCATCGCCTTAATCTCTTCTTCAAACATTTTCTCCAGATTTGAAATCGTCCGGTCTTTCGTAAAACCGATGATTGAAGGAGGTGCGACTGCTTTGTCGGGCAATTCGCCCGGTTTCAGCGGGTTTATACGGTTGCATATCTGGACCAGTGTTGAATAAAGGCGTTCCATCCGGTTTGCCTGCTCCACGACTTTCTGGTAATCGCCAAAGACCATTTCTTTAACAGTCCGGCCGCTTTCCAGCGTCAGAAGGTCATTCCTCAAACGTTTATAGAAGATAGAAAATATCTGCTGGCGTGTCCCAGGTTTAAGCGTGGCAAAATAACGGGCAAATTCCTGGTGCTGGTTTTTGGGAATTTCAGCCAGATATCTATATATAAGTTCAGGCTGTGCACGCAGGGCGTTGAAGAGATGGTTGAGCTGGCCCATTGAATGAAGCTCGCGGATCCTTTCGGGGGTTATTAATGCAGAAAGCGGCACATCAGCGGGATAATTACTGAATTTTGATTCCCAGAATAGGCGGTCTGCTTTGCCGGCAGTTATCGCGAGATCAATTTTCACTGTCGGATATGCAGATTTCTTTGTCTCCGTTACAACCGTCACAATCGGGGGCAAAGTCTTAAGGGCATGCGTTATTGAAAATCCTCTACCTGATAATGCGGCCCAGTTGTAAAAGATGATGCTTGTTGACACGGCTGTCAGCGTTACCGCGAATACCCCTACCCTGATGACCTGCAGACCGTGAAAGACCATCCGCCGCCAAAATCCGGGAGGACTGAGAGCAACGGGTACTATGGCATTCCAATTTTTGTAGCAATGATAAGCGGTGAGAATCCCCAGTGCAACAAGCGTTGCGGGATGCCATAACCCCAGAGCGAAAAGAGGAATCCCTGCCAAGGCTGTACCGACTGTTAAACTGATAACATCGCGGCTAAAAGCCACTTTCCCGCGAAGCGCATGCGGTAGCCAGAAAATCACGGCGGAAACCAGAGCCGTCCATACCTCGTTACTATTATAAATAAGAAGAACGTACGCGGGAACTGATAGCGAATAGGACAAGAGAGGTTCTATCCACCACGCAAGCCAGCGCATGTATGTCGGGTGTCCAAACCACGCGCCGCCGGCTGTGGTTCCGCTTTCGATTATTTCCTTTGTTGCAACAGTTTTTACGGCGTCGGGTTTTTTGTCCTGATCCTGAATGGCTTTACATGCATTAACTGCATCTTCGTATTCGTTTTTCGCATCAGACGACGGAGCAAGTTTATTACTTGTAACTCGCCGCTCGTTGCTTGTAAGAAAATTAGGATTTGCCAAAACAACATTCTGGCATAGGAAAGCAATCGTTACCGCAAGGGCGATAATCTTTATAAATAACCTTTTATGTATTACTTTACTTTTCATTCTGTTTCCAAAATCCATTTCATTTATAGAAAAATGCAACACATCCTTATATCTAAACCTCTTTGATTTAGACACAAAGACACACAATTTATAGCATTCTCTATAAATGTTATAATGCTTTTATTATACGCTATAAATGCGGTTTTGTCAATAGGGCGAATTGCTTTTGCTTTACGTAAAATCTATACGAAATGGAGCATTTGCAAAAATCACTTTCCCCTATTGACAAAGATACGAATTTCTAATACTTTAGACTCATAAAATTATAATCGGGCTTTAGAGGCAACGACAGGGAATAAACTTTCTATTTTTCCCGGGTGAGGGAAGGAGTTTGCATGACCCAGTATATAGCTTATGGTGCATTATTAGCAGTAGGTTTCCATATTGGTAGTAAGATCGCCCAAAGGACGATAAAAAAGTAAAGTTACATAAATATAAAGGGCAGGGTATTAATACTAAAACTTATGTGTTGTAACTATAGAGGTGGATATGAAATATAAAGAGAAGATAAATGGCAAAGATGGATGTTATTGGATAGAAGATGGTATCGTAAGGCATAATGTCGCTGTTAAAGAATATACCCTTGAGATGGCTAAGGAGGTTGTTAAGTTCTGTAAGAAGCTTAATAAAGGGTCTAAACAGAAATGTCTTCTTTTGGTAGACATGGGGAACGTAACTGACCAGACACCCGAATCCACTAAATATATGTCCTCAGATCCGGAAATAAAGAAAGTCTTTCAAAAAGTTGCATTAATGGTTAAGAATATTTTTGTAAAAATGGCGGGAGAATGTTATCTCAAATTAGCAAATCCTATTGTGCCAACCAAATTATTTACGGATGAGGCAGGGGCAATTAAGTGGCTGAAATCGAATAAATAATTATTGAGTAAACTCCATATAATGATATACCTTTTTGGCTGGGAACAAACTACTAACAGAAATATTCAAACAGTACGTATTAAATATAGATGATGAAATGAACGCTAAAAAAAGAATTGCTGATTTACGTAAACGAAAAATTACGGGAATAATATTAATAGCTTTTGGCTGTGTCGGTATAATACTTCCGGCCATGCCGGGATTATTGTTTATCGGGTCCGGGCTTAATATGCTAAAAAAAGGAAACGCCGCAAAAAACATTAAAAAACCTAAAAAACCGGTAAAAGGGCGTAAGACGTGTAAAAAAAGCGGTTAAAATTGTTGAGGATATCACCGAACACAAGAAGGCGGATGAGGCGCTGAAGGTAAAGGGGACAGGGTAGGCTCAAGTTACCAGTGCAACACTTGAATCCTGCATAATAATAGGATGAAAGGAGTTGCATATGTCCTAGCCGTTTAACTGTAGAAAATATCCTCGTTCAAAAGACAAACAGATAATCCTATCCTGTGGTTTCTATTTTGAAGAAAAATCCCTGGCAGATTAGAATGCTGAAACGAGCTAGCCCGGTTTTGACGGACACAATAAAACGGGTACAATACCCGGAAGGAGATTTTGTGGTGAATATAATCAAAAGAATTTTATTATTTGTTATTTTATTTATTGTAATTAGTTCGACGCAGACATTTGCGTTAATGGAAAACCGTCCGTTAAATACATCTGAGCCGACTTTGCTGAAGAGAGGGCAATTTCAAATTGCGACAGGCGGAACTTTTTTGAAACAGGCCAATAATGATAAGGAATGGGATTGGGTTTCCGATATTGAATACGGAATATTTGATTGGTTTGAGTATGATATTGAAATACCGCGTGTGTCAAACATCTATGGTGATGCGGATCTAGAAAACGTAAATGGTCTTGGTGATATCTCAATGTGCTGGGCGGTTAATCCTGTAAAAGAGGGAAAGTTTATTCCGACTATATCTTTTGCATGTTATTTGAAAACAAAAAGCGGTGACGAAGATAGGAATTTAGGAACCGGAACAAATGACTTTACAATACAGTTATTAATGTTAAAGACGTTTGGTAAATTATCTGTTGTAATGAACTTTGGATATACTTTTGTGGGGAAACCTTCCGGTGAAAACTTGAGGGATACTTTTAGCAATAATTACGCGCTAAAATATGAGCTTGCCGACAAATTAGTTTTGGTCTCAGAAATTTACGGGCAAACAAATCAGAATAAAGACGCCTCGAATGATCCATGGAATATGCTGGGAGGTTTTATTTATAATATTAATGATTTTTTGGCGTTTGATTGCGGTGTTGGGACGGGACTTAATAGTGAGAGTCCGGCTTTGAGGGTAACATCTGGTTTTGTTTTGACGTTTTAAAGGCATATCGGGTATTAAAGGGACACGCACCTAATTATAGCAAATAATCAACGGATATCTTTTGGCACATTAATAATAGTGTCCCACCGATAACGGCTAATGTCGCGACCGACACTATGATAGCGACTTAGACGGATGGCAAGTTTGGATAACTGGGGAACAACAAACAACTGCTGCATTCCGCGTTACTGCAACCGCCGTCCCCGAACCGTCAACATACGCGCTATTCGGCTTAGGTCTTTTTGGGCTTGTTTATTTTCGTAGAAGAGGCTTTAAAAAATGAAAGACACGCCAGTGTCTATTTTTTGTGTGAAGAAACAAGCTGAAGACCAATGAGACGTGCAATAAACACGGTAAGAAATAATTGCCCGAGAATAGCTTCCATAACAGCAAGATTACGCACAAAATCAGTTGCAGGCGTTATGTCCCCATACCCGAGCGTAGCAAGAGTTACAAAAGAAAAATACATTATCTCAGCAAAATTTAACGGACCACTTTTCATAACAAGAGAGTGGGGAGATATAAAGACAGCTATTTGATACACAAATGCCCATAATATTCCCATAAGGATATAGAGTGACGCCCCGCCCTGTATAGTGTCAACGGTAACATTCTTTTCAGCAAATATTCTCTTGAACAAAATACTTATGACAAGAACAAGAAATAGAGCAGAAATAAGAATAGTAATAAATCCCCAGGAAAGAGAAAGGTTTTTGTCGCCACCAATAACACTATTCAAAAAGAGAAAATTAAAAACAAATGCCACGGCAGCCATAATAAGACAGGTAATAAATAATCTTTTTCTTAATTTAAGGGACCATAACACTGTAAGCATTATCAAAAGAACAAGGAATGAAAGAAAAGGAAATCCTTCTTTATCAAACAGTGGATTGAGCAAGAATAAAAGCAAAATACTCACAAAAAAATGGCTGTATTTATTTCTAAGAAAAGCATGTGCAAGTTTTAACATAACTGCTTTTTCTTCTCGGAATAATTTTCCCTCGCTCATAATATCTACTCTCCATCTTTTTTGTTTGGCACTTTAAAAAACACCGAGTACAGTACGGGCACAACGATTAATGTAAGAATCGTCGCAAAACCAAGACCAAACATTATCGTTACCGCCATCGACACAAAAAAAGCATCCCTGAGAAGCGGTGCCATACCTAGAATCGTGGTCAAAGCGGCCATCATCACTGGCCGCATACGACTTACACCTGAATCAATGATCGCCTGATAATGGTCTTTACCGCTTTTAATTTCAAGATCGATCTGATCTATAAGCACAATCGCGTTTTTAATAAGCATTCCGGATAAACTTAAGAGTCCAAGAAGAGACATAAAACCAAACGGCTGATCAAACAGTAACAGTCCTGCACTGACACCGATAAGAGCTAACGGCACACAGAGCCATATAATGAGCGGCTGCCGCAGAGCATTAAACAGGAAGATAACGATCAGTATCATCAAGACCGCAAATATCGGTATGCTTCCTGAAAGCGCGGCAGTAGCTTTCGCCGAATCTTCGTTTTCACCACCCCATCCGAGCGAATATCCGGGCATACCCTTTAACGGCATTTCCCTGTTAAACACTATGGGTAATGTTTTATCAGTAAATTTTTTAAAGGGATCCTCATTAGGCCCAAAAGTCTTTCCGAGAACCTGGCCGACATCCACGTTTAATGCTTTTTCAATTTTCGGTTTTATGCGAGCGAGTAATTCACTTGAGAGTCCACTGCGCATATCAGTATGAATTGTAATTGTCGTTTTACGGTTTCGTCGAGCAATAGTAGCGTCTTCATATTCAGTTTTATATTCTGAGACAACCTGCTTAATAGGTATCGCTTTTTGTGCAACAGAACTCCATATAGTGAGATTATTGAGGTTATCAACATTTAACCGTTCATCTTCGGGTGCACGAGCAACAATATCTATAAGGTAATCCTCTTCACGATACACACCTGTTTTAATGCCCAAGAAAGATGATTTCATTTCTTTTGCAAGATCAGGACGGGTAATCCCTGCTTTACGTGCCTGTGCCTCAAGTAATTGCGGTCTCACAACCTTGATCTTTTCACGCCAGTCAAGACGCATACCTTGAGCACCACCATCGGCAATAATAACATTCTCAGCTTTTTTTGCTAACAGGCGAAGCTCCTCGTGATCAGGACCACTAATACGTACCTGTATCTTCCCTCCCTCACCGGGCCCGAGAGGAAACTTTCTAACATTCACCGTCACATCAGGTAACAATGCCTCGAGATCTTTTTGCGCTTGAGGGGCCATTGTTTTTATACGTTCATAGTCATCTACATTAATAAGTATTTGCCCATAACTCGTCGAAGGAGTTTCAGGGGCATACACAAGGATAAACCGTATTTCACCGCCACCTATCGCAGACGTAACATGATCGACACCTTCAAGATCCATAAGGTATTTTTCTGCTTGAACAAGTGCTTTTTCGGTATCACGGATATGCGTTCCTTCAGGCATCCAAAAATCAATATAGAATTGCGGCCGGGTAGAAACAGGAAAGAAACTATTTTTTATAAAGTTAAATCCATATATTGAAAGAATAAATAATCCGGCCGTAACAGCTAAGGTTACCCATCTATATTTGATACTTGTTTCCAATCCTTTTTTATAGAGTCGGAAAATGCCTCCTGCATACGGATCAGCGTCAGCTTTAGAAATATCTTTTTTAGGATCTTTTCCTTTAAGGAACATTTTGCCGAGAAGCGGTGTCACCGTAACAGCAGTCACCCAGCTAAGTGACAGAGAAATTAAGATAACCTGATATAGTGTACGACAATATTCACCGGTACTGTCATCTGACGTACCTATTGCAGCAAATGCAAGTATCGCAACAATAGTTGCACCTAAAAGTGGCGTCCCCGTTTGCGCAACAACTTCTTTAGCCGCTTTCAAACGATCTTCACCTTGCTTAATCTTTATCATCATCCCTTCAGTAACAACAATTGCGTTATCAACAAGCATACCTAAAGCAATAATAAGCGCACCGAGAGAGATTCGCTCAAGTGTCACATGAAACATATCCATAAAGATAAATGTACCGCAAATAGTAAGAAACAGAATAAAACCGATTATGAGTCCGCATCGTACCCCCATAAATATGAGAAGAACAACAACAACGATAAGCACAGCCGCAACAAGATTATCTATAAAACTGTCTATTGATTTAACTACAGAATCAGATTGTAGAGAAATTACCTCTAGCTCCATTCCAAGAGGTGCCTGCGGCTCAAGTTCTTTTAACTTTTGGTTTATCGATTCACCCATGACAACAACATTGCCGCCAAGAACAGTAGATATTCCAAGCCCAACGGCGGGTTTACCGTCATATCTCAAGATTTTATCCGGAGGTTCTTTATATCCGCGTGTTATTGTTGCAACATCATTAAGGTATATCAGTTTATCCGAGCTTTTTGCACTGATAAGCAGATCACCAAATTGTTTTTCTGATACAAACTCTCCGGTAGGATTAATAGGAATAAATTCTGTACCTATCGTTATTTTGCCTGCATCGGCAGGAAGATTTTTCGCTCCGAGGGAGTTATAAATATCTTCTTGAGATATACCGAGCTGCGCCATCTTCTGGCGATTCATCTCAACATATATAACTTCAGGCTGCCGCCCATAATCAATGATCTTTTTTACATCTGTAGCAAGTAACAACTCACGTTTTAAGAGATCAACAAAATCCTGCAATTCTTTATAGGTATACCCTTCTCCGGTGATTGCAATATATGCTCCGTACACATCGCCAAAATCATCATTTACGAGTGAAGGGCCGGATCCCGGTGGAAGTTGCACTTGATAATTCTGAACTTTCCTGCGCAGCTCATCCCATACTTGAGGAAGCTTATTTTTATCATATTGATCTTTTATCGTTACTTTAACATTGGACATACCTCTGGTAGAAGTAGACTCAACAAAATCAAGCTGCCCGAGTTCCTGTACAGCTTTTTCAATAACGTTCGTTACTTCTTCTTCAACTTCTGCGGCACTCGCACCGGGGTATGGTGTCATAATGGTCGCGTTTTTGAGTGTAAATTCAGGATCTTCAAGCCGACTGAGATTTCCATAAGCAACAATACCGGCAATAACGACAAAAACGGTCATAACCATTGTTATGACATTTTTCTTTATGGCAAATTCAGCTATATTCATTAATCAACCAATTTTTCGTTTTCACTTTTTGGTAACACCTTCATACCTTCACGCAAATGACGGATACCTGATACAACGATCACTTCACCCTGCTTGATACCGCCTGTAATAACAATGCCATTTGTACCCGTAATCTCACCGGTAGAAACTTTACGTTTATGTACCGTATCATCTTTCACGTCAAGAACCCATACCTGTGAGTTTCCTTCAGCATCGGGAAACACCGCATCGACAGGTACAATAATACGATCAGATGTATCTTTGCTTTCTTTACGATCATCAAAGAGAGCCACTCCAGCAGTCATGCCGGGATTTATCATCACATCATCAGGTGAATCCATAACAAATTTTACGTGAAATGTTTGTGTCATCGGATCAGCTTCTGTTTCCCATTCAAGGAGCTTCAGATCAAAACGCCTCCCGGGCAATGCGTCAAATTCTGCAACAGCGCTCATCTCACCTTTTTTCTTTGTGAGTGAGGAAGCATCACTTTCAGG carries:
- a CDS encoding transporter, which codes for MVNIIKRILLFVILFIVISSTQTFALMENRPLNTSEPTLLKRGQFQIATGGTFLKQANNDKEWDWVSDIEYGIFDWFEYDIEIPRVSNIYGDADLENVNGLGDISMCWAVNPVKEGKFIPTISFACYLKTKSGDEDRNLGTGTNDFTIQLLMLKTFGKLSVVMNFGYTFVGKPSGENLRDTFSNNYALKYELADKLVLVSEIYGQTNQNKDASNDPWNMLGGFIYNINDFLAFDCGVGTGLNSESPALRVTSGFVLTF
- a CDS encoding ion channel; the protein is MSEGKLFREEKAVMLKLAHAFLRNKYSHFFVSILLLFLLNPLFDKEGFPFLSFLVLLIMLTVLWSLKLRKRLFITCLIMAAVAFVFNFLFLNSVIGGDKNLSLSWGFITILISALFLVLVISILFKRIFAEKNVTVDTIQGGASLYILMGILWAFVYQIAVFISPHSLVMKSGPLNFAEIMYFSFVTLATLGYGDITPATDFVRNLAVMEAILGQLFLTVFIARLIGLQLVSSHKK
- a CDS encoding efflux RND transporter permease subunit, producing the protein MNIAEFAIKKNVITMVMTVFVVIAGIVAYGNLSRLEDPEFTLKNATIMTPYPGASAAEVEEEVTNVIEKAVQELGQLDFVESTSTRGMSNVKVTIKDQYDKNKLPQVWDELRRKVQNYQVQLPPGSGPSLVNDDFGDVYGAYIAITGEGYTYKELQDFVDLLKRELLLATDVKKIIDYGRQPEVIYVEMNRQKMAQLGISQEDIYNSLGAKNLPADAGKITIGTEFIPINPTGEFVSEKQFGDLLISAKSSDKLIYLNDVATITRGYKEPPDKILRYDGKPAVGLGISTVLGGNVVVMGESINQKLKELEPQAPLGMELEVISLQSDSVVKSIDSFIDNLVAAVLIVVVVLLIFMGVRCGLIIGFILFLTICGTFIFMDMFHVTLERISLGALIIALGMLVDNAIVVTEGMMIKIKQGEDRLKAAKEVVAQTGTPLLGATIVAILAFAAIGTSDDSTGEYCRTLYQVILISLSLSWVTAVTVTPLLGKMFLKGKDPKKDISKADADPYAGGIFRLYKKGLETSIKYRWVTLAVTAGLFILSIYGFNFIKNSFFPVSTRPQFYIDFWMPEGTHIRDTEKALVQAEKYLMDLEGVDHVTSAIGGGEIRFILVYAPETPSTSYGQILINVDDYERIKTMAPQAQKDLEALLPDVTVNVRKFPLGPGEGGKIQVRISGPDHEELRLLAKKAENVIIADGGAQGMRLDWREKIKVVRPQLLEAQARKAGITRPDLAKEMKSSFLGIKTGVYREEDYLIDIVARAPEDERLNVDNLNNLTIWSSVAQKAIPIKQVVSEYKTEYEDATIARRNRKTTITIHTDMRSGLSSELLARIKPKIEKALNVDVGQVLGKTFGPNEDPFKKFTDKTLPIVFNREMPLKGMPGYSLGWGGENEDSAKATAALSGSIPIFAVLMILIVIFLFNALRQPLIIWLCVPLALIGVSAGLLLFDQPFGFMSLLGLLSLSGMLIKNAIVLIDQIDLEIKSGKDHYQAIIDSGVSRMRPVMMAALTTILGMAPLLRDAFFVSMAVTIMFGLGFATILTLIVVPVLYSVFFKVPNKKDGE